A segment of the Bacillota bacterium genome:
AGCGCCGCCACGCGTCGACGATGACGCAAAGCCCGCGGCGGCCGTCGCCCGCAGCGGCCAGGGCGGCCGCCACCAGGCCGATGAGGCAGTTCTGCGCCACCTTGACGACCGAGGCGACCCGCAGCGCCCCCTCCCCCAGCATGGATCCGGCCGCCAGCACGGTGGCCGTCGTGTCCAGGTTGCTGCCGACCCAGGCGCCGGCCACCGGCGAGGGCAGGTGGAGCCACCGCGCCATCAGCGGCTGAAGCACGCTCATCGGCAGCCCCGTCAGGATGACGAGGGCCGTGACCAGACCCAGCTGCTCGCTCTGGGCACGGACGGCCGCGGCGGTGGCCGCTGCCCCGGACAGGCCCGACACCGCCACGGCTGAACAGAGCACGGACCGCAGCCGCCGGTCCAGCGCAAGCTTCGTCGCCAGCCACCACGTGAACGCAAACACGGTGACGACGCCGAGGGCCACCAGCGCCAGGCCCCGGCCGCCCACGCTGCGCACCTGGCCGAGGGGCACGGACGCACCCAGCAGTACGAGGCCGACCTTCAAGAAGACCTCGCTGCGGGCCAGCCGCCTCACCACGTGGAACCGGCCCATCCGGCGCCCGAACGTTCCGGCACCGGCTCCCAGCAGCATCGCCCACAGGGGGTAGCCGTCCGACCAACCGGTCGCGCCCGTCAGCGTGCGGGCCACGAGGGCCAATCCCCCAAGCAGGCTGCCCGCCAGGGCCCACCGCAACGCGTCAGCCGTTACCAGGGGACGCCACGAAGCCAACCAAAGCCGGCCATCCCCACCAGCAACAGGCCCACGGCCACCGCGATCCAGTCGTCCAGGTACTCGCGCGACTTCCTGTGCCGAGCCAAGCGGCACGCCCCCCACCCCGTCCTCCTGGCCAGGTCACCGGCAGGATATGCCCAGGCTAGGACCCGGGTGCTGGACCGGCCGAAGGGGGGAAGCAGGCAGGGGATGGGCGGCGGTGTGTGGAAACGGTTGAATACAACCGGTTGTATTTCGCGACGTGACCGGGAAGGAAGCCATCGGGGCTGTGAAGCCCAGCATTGCGCACGTGGCCAGGGAGGCAGGGGTCTCCAAGTCAACGGTCTCCAGGGCCCTGGCGGGCGATCGCCGGGTCAAGGCCGAGACGCGGCTTCGCATCGAGGAGGCGGCCAGGCGCCTGGGCTACAGCCGCCACCGTATTGCGAGCGCCCTCGCCCGGGGGCGAACGTTCATGGTGGCGGTGGCAACGCCGGCGCCGCCCCGCAGCTTCTCCGACCCGTTCTTCCTGGAGTTCCTGGGAGCTCTCGGCGACCGGCTCACCTCCGCCGGCTACAACCTGGTGCTGACCCTCCCTGACCGCCCGGCCGCTTCCGAGTCGCGAGACCTTCCGGCCTCGGCGCCCGGCAGCCTCGAAGACCTGGTGGTCGGCAGCATGGTGGACGGGGCCGTGTTGACCGAGATTGCCGCCGATGACCCGCGCCTTGCGATGCTGATGCAGCACCAGGTGCCGTTTGTGACGCTCGGGACGCCCGAACCGGCGGCCGGCGGCTCCGCGGACCGGCTCTTCAGCGTGGACGGTGACAACGCCGGCGGCGCCCGGCTCGCCGTGCAGCATCTGATCGAGCTGGGCCATCGCGAGATCGCCTGCGTGACCGGCCCCCTGCACCTGGTCGCCGCGCGCCGCCGATTGTCGGGCTTCACCGGGGCCATGGAGCGTGCCGGCGCTTGCGTGCCGCCACACCGGGTGGTCGAAGCTGACTTCACCCGGGAGGGCGGCTTCGCGGCAGCCCGGCGACTGATCGAGGCAGAGCGGGCCGCGTTCGCAGGCGTGCGGCTGAGCGCCATTTTCGCGTGCAACGACCTGATGGCCATCGGGGTCATCGAGGCACTTCGGGACGCCGGGCTTCGGGTGCCTGAGGACGTATCGGTGGTGGGGTTCGACGGGATCAACCTGGGAAGGCTGGTCGACCCTCCCCTCACCACGGCCGCGCAACCCATCCGCCAGCTCGGCACGCTGGTGGCCGAACTCCTGCTGGAGCAAATCGGCCGCCGCCACCGGCCCGACCGGGACCTCCCGGCCGCCGGCCCCGAGCCCGGTGCCCGGTCGGTCGTCGTTCCCTGCGTATTGCATCCCGGGCGTTCCACGGCCCCGGCCAACGAGAGCGCTGAGGCCGCGGGGAGCTCCCGAAGGGGGGTGTAGCAGCCGCCGTCAGGATGCGAGCAAGGGCCTGGCAGGCCCGGCATGGCGCAGTTCAGCTACCGGCCTGGAAGGAGGGCCCTCATGAAGGAGCGTTCGCAGCGTTGGGCTCGTTTTAGGCGCCTTGGTTTGGCG
Coding sequences within it:
- a CDS encoding putative sulfate exporter family transporter, translating into MASWRPLVTADALRWALAGSLLGGLALVARTLTGATGWSDGYPLWAMLLGAGAGTFGRRMGRFHVVRRLARSEVFLKVGLVLLGASVPLGQVRSVGGRGLALVALGVVTVFAFTWWLATKLALDRRLRSVLCSAVAVSGLSGAAATAAAVRAQSEQLGLVTALVILTGLPMSVLQPLMARWLHLPSPVAGAWVGSNLDTTATVLAAGSMLGEGALRVASVVKVAQNCLIGLVAAALAAAGDGRRGLCVIVDAWRR
- a CDS encoding LacI family DNA-binding transcriptional regulator: MKPSIAHVAREAGVSKSTVSRALAGDRRVKAETRLRIEEAARRLGYSRHRIASALARGRTFMVAVATPAPPRSFSDPFFLEFLGALGDRLTSAGYNLVLTLPDRPAASESRDLPASAPGSLEDLVVGSMVDGAVLTEIAADDPRLAMLMQHQVPFVTLGTPEPAAGGSADRLFSVDGDNAGGARLAVQHLIELGHREIACVTGPLHLVAARRRLSGFTGAMERAGACVPPHRVVEADFTREGGFAAARRLIEAERAAFAGVRLSAIFACNDLMAIGVIEALRDAGLRVPEDVSVVGFDGINLGRLVDPPLTTAAQPIRQLGTLVAELLLEQIGRRHRPDRDLPAAGPEPGARSVVVPCVLHPGRSTAPANESAEAAGSSRRGV